The following are encoded together in the Clostridium sp. BJN0013 genome:
- a CDS encoding MBL fold metallo-hydrolase yields MVIKKIKGNTFCIDTGMTYIPFYKINNKEIIMLDSGLAGEETEGIEKLLERHNLKLAAIICSHAHVDHVGNNAYFKEKYNCIIAMPEYEAFICSSIDNLKFYYGYQTLSDLKENFGNMVCKTDVMILDNQDYICVYGIKFKIIHTPGHSPAHICIVTPDDVVYLGDSLISYEVMEGAKMPYTYTISKDLKSKTKLYNFKYEKYIVAHKGIYSNITKLIEDNVNFYRNIAAKIYNVINGSITMETIVKSVIENFDISISGICKYIIMERIVRSYVEYLDEMKMIKLNIEDGFIKYSKVL; encoded by the coding sequence ATGGTAATAAAAAAAATAAAAGGAAATACATTTTGTATTGATACAGGAATGACATATATACCTTTCTATAAAATTAATAATAAAGAAATTATTATGCTGGATTCAGGGCTTGCTGGGGAAGAGACTGAGGGAATAGAAAAACTTTTAGAAAGACATAATTTAAAATTAGCCGCTATAATATGTAGTCATGCTCACGTAGATCATGTGGGCAATAATGCGTATTTTAAAGAAAAATATAATTGTATTATTGCTATGCCGGAATATGAAGCTTTTATCTGTAGTTCTATAGATAATTTGAAATTTTATTACGGATATCAAACATTATCTGACCTTAAGGAAAATTTCGGAAATATGGTATGTAAAACGGATGTTATGATTTTGGACAATCAGGACTATATATGTGTATATGGCATTAAATTTAAAATTATTCATACACCGGGACATAGTCCTGCACATATATGTATTGTTACTCCTGATGATGTAGTATATTTAGGAGATAGTCTTATAAGTTATGAAGTTATGGAAGGGGCTAAAATGCCCTATACCTATACTATAAGTAAAGATTTAAAAAGTAAAACAAAGCTTTATAATTTTAAATATGAAAAATACATAGTGGCACATAAAGGTATTTATAGCAATATTACAAAGCTTATAGAAGATAATGTGAATTTTTATAGAAATATAGCAGCCAAGATATATAATGTTATAAATGGGTCGATAACAATGGAGACCATTGTAAAAAGTGTTATTGAGAATTTTGATATTAGTATAAGTGGTATATGTAAATATATCATAATGGAAAGAATAGTAAGATCTTATGTGGAGTATTTAGATGAAATGAAAATGATAAAATTAAACATAGAGGATGGATTTATTAAGTACTCTAAAGTTTTATAA
- a CDS encoding MarR family winged helix-turn-helix transcriptional regulator → MRYEKLRELHDLLFKTIGLFHEKFLCQFRKESPRYLGVKKNHIMIIGFLYRHQTLTATEIAKKLNMEKGSLTTLIDQLEEFGLVTRCKDLNDRRKTLISLTNAGKVEMEAMMRNSTQRMNEILSNADPNELLKFISSLRYAVEFMQKIKKVN, encoded by the coding sequence ATGAGATACGAAAAATTGCGAGAATTGCATGACTTGTTGTTTAAAACCATAGGTTTATTCCATGAAAAATTTCTTTGTCAATTTCGTAAAGAAAGCCCACGTTATCTAGGGGTTAAAAAGAATCATATTATGATCATTGGTTTCCTTTATCGGCATCAGACTCTTACTGCAACCGAAATTGCAAAGAAACTAAATATGGAAAAAGGTAGCTTAACCACCTTGATTGATCAATTAGAGGAGTTCGGTCTGGTTACTCGCTGTAAGGATCTTAATGACCGTCGAAAAACCTTGATATCGCTTACAAATGCTGGGAAAGTAGAAATGGAAGCTATGATGAGAAACTCTACTCAGCGTATGAATGAAATCCTAAGTAATGCAGATCCTAATGAGTTGTTAAAATTTATTAGTAGCCTCAGATATGCTGTCGAATTCATGCAAAAAATTAAGAAGGTGAATTAA
- a CDS encoding ABC transporter substrate-binding protein — translation MIKKKLYLGSILLCLVFIVTVFTGCSGSKKGNKSTVTIKLNEVARSTFYAPMYVAINQGFFEEQGIDIELTTGQGADATITKTQ, via the coding sequence ATGATAAAGAAAAAACTGTATCTTGGATCTATTTTATTGTGTCTTGTATTTATAGTGACTGTTTTTACTGGGTGTAGTGGCAGTAAAAAAGGTAATAAATCCACAGTTACTATAAAATTAAACGAGGTGGCTAGATCTACATTTTATGCACCTATGTATGTAGCAATAAATCAAGGATTTTTTGAAGAGCAGGGTATAGATATAGAACTTACAACAGGACAAGGGGCTGATGCAACCATTACAAAAACACAATAA
- a CDS encoding MBL fold metallo-hydrolase yields MNALEIKKDIYWIGALDPDLRIFDIIMNTPYGTTYNSYVVKGREKTAVFETAKKRFFDEFLERLTSANVDVKNIDYIIVDHTEPDHSGSIAKLLELSPNAKLVGSAAAIRFMKAISNKKFDSIVVKDGDTLNLGNKTLQFISAPFLHWPDSIYTYIPEDNILITCDSFGAHYCSPKVFNDLNTDEKGYMDALKYYFDGIMGPFKPYVLEAIDKIKDLKIDIICPGHGPVLRKDPLRIVNLYKQWSTPSKPNEKKYIVIPYVSAYGYTESLANKIIEGIRAYGDFKIQPYNVIYSNMNEIIENIGKADGILFGSPTINGDALKPILDILVSLNPIVHGGKVAAAFGSYGWSGEAVRNIEARLQQLKMNLLTPGLRINFKPSEDELNSAYKFGKNFAEKVNQNSNEVLEAPKTKSAKKWKCTVCGFVAEGDTPPANCPICNVDASKFVEV; encoded by the coding sequence ATGAATGCTTTAGAAATAAAAAAAGATATTTATTGGATAGGAGCTTTAGACCCAGATCTCAGAATATTTGATATAATAATGAATACACCTTATGGAACTACTTATAATTCTTATGTAGTAAAAGGAAGGGAAAAAACTGCTGTATTTGAAACTGCAAAAAAAAGATTCTTTGATGAATTTTTAGAAAGATTAACTTCGGCAAATGTAGATGTAAAAAATATAGATTACATAATAGTTGACCACACAGAACCAGATCATTCAGGATCCATAGCAAAATTATTAGAGCTTTCACCTAATGCAAAACTTGTAGGTTCTGCTGCTGCGATTAGATTTATGAAAGCTATATCAAATAAAAAATTTGACTCTATTGTGGTAAAAGATGGAGACACTTTAAATCTTGGAAATAAAACCCTACAGTTTATTTCTGCACCATTTCTTCACTGGCCTGACTCCATATATACTTACATTCCGGAAGATAATATATTAATTACCTGTGATTCTTTTGGTGCACATTACTGTAGTCCAAAGGTATTCAATGATTTAAATACAGATGAAAAAGGCTATATGGATGCTTTAAAATATTACTTCGATGGTATAATGGGCCCTTTCAAACCTTATGTACTTGAGGCAATTGACAAAATTAAAGATTTGAAAATTGATATCATCTGCCCAGGCCACGGTCCTGTTTTAAGAAAAGATCCTTTGAGAATAGTAAATTTATATAAACAGTGGAGTACACCTTCAAAACCAAATGAAAAAAAATATATAGTAATACCTTACGTATCTGCTTATGGATACACTGAATCTCTTGCAAATAAAATAATTGAAGGAATAAGAGCTTATGGAGATTTTAAAATACAACCTTATAATGTAATCTATAGTAATATGAATGAAATAATTGAAAATATAGGAAAAGCAGATGGTATTTTATTTGGTTCTCCAACTATTAACGGCGATGCCTTAAAACCAATCCTTGACATATTGGTTTCTTTAAATCCTATAGTACACGGTGGTAAAGTGGCTGCTGCCTTTGGCTCTTACGGATGGAGTGGCGAAGCTGTAAGAAATATTGAAGCCAGACTACAGCAACTAAAAATGAATTTATTGACTCCTGGACTTAGGATAAATTTTAAACCATCTGAAGATGAGTTAAATTCTGCTTATAAATTCGGAAAAAATTTTGCGGAAAAAGTTAATCAAAATTCAAACGAAGTATTAGAAGCCCCAAAGACTAAATCCGCAAAGAAATGGAAATGTACTGTCTGCGGTTTTGTAGCAGAGGGTGATACTCCTCCTGCAAACTGCCCTATATGTAACGTTGATGCAAGTAAATTTGTAGAAGTATAA